A genomic window from Balaenoptera acutorostrata chromosome 20, mBalAcu1.1, whole genome shotgun sequence includes:
- the MRPL10 gene encoding 39S ribosomal protein L10, mitochondrial isoform X2 produces the protein MHFERQKLMAVTEYIPPKPAVNPRCLPPPPRPPQEETGLIRLLRQEIAAVFRDNRMIAVCQNVALSAEDKLLMRHRLRKHKILMKVFPNQILKSFLEDSKYQNLLPLFVGHNLLLVSEEPKVKEMVRILKSVPFLPLLGGCIDDTILSKQGFVNYSKLPSLALVQGELVGGLTLLTAQTHSLLQHQPLQLTALLDQYVRQQHEEDPVVPASGQPDPPDPVPDS, from the exons ATGCACTTTGAACGGCAGAAGCTGATGGCTGTGACTGAGTATATCCCCCCCAAACCTGCTGTCAACCCCAGATGCCTGCCGCCCCCTCCCAGACCCCCCCAGGAG GAGACAGGCCTCATCCGGCTCCTCCGTCAGGAGATAGCAGCAGTTTTCCGAGACAACCGAATGATAGCTGTCTGCCAGAATGTGGCTCTGAGTGCAGAGGACAAGCTTCTCATGCGGCACCGGCTGCGGAAGCACAAGATCCTGATGAAGGTCTTCCCCAACCAG ATCCTGAAGTCCTTCCTGGAAGATTCCAAGTACCAAAATTTGTTGCCCCTTTTTGTGGGGCACAACCTGCTGCTGGTCAGTGAAGAGCCCAAGGTCAAGGAGATGGTGCGAATCTTGAAGAGTGTGCCTTTCCTGCCGCTGTTGG GTGGCTGCATTGATGACACCATCCTCAGCAAGCAGGGCTTCGTCAACTACTCCAAgctccccagcctggccctggTGCAGGGGGAGCTGGTAGGAGGACTTACCCTCCTCACGGCCCAGACCCACTCCCTACTTCAGCACCAGCCCCTCCAGCTGACTGCCCTGCTGGATCAGTACGTCAGACAGCAACACGAGGAGGACCCTGTCGTGCCAGCCAGTGGGCAGCCGGATCCTCCCGACCCTGTTCCGGACTCGTAG
- the MRPL10 gene encoding 39S ribosomal protein L10, mitochondrial isoform X1, which produces MAAAVAGMLRRGLLPQAGQLPTRQLVRYGSKAVTRHRRVMHFERQKLMAVTEYIPPKPAVNPRCLPPPPRPPQEETGLIRLLRQEIAAVFRDNRMIAVCQNVALSAEDKLLMRHRLRKHKILMKVFPNQILKSFLEDSKYQNLLPLFVGHNLLLVSEEPKVKEMVRILKSVPFLPLLGGCIDDTILSKQGFVNYSKLPSLALVQGELVGGLTLLTAQTHSLLQHQPLQLTALLDQYVRQQHEEDPVVPASGQPDPPDPVPDS; this is translated from the exons ATGGCTGCGGCCGTGGCTGGGATGCTGCGAAGGGGTCTCCTGCCCCAGGCGG GCCAGCTGCCCACCCGCCAGCTTGTCCGCTATGGCTCCAAGGCTGTTACCCGTCACCGTCGTGTGATGCACTTTGAACGGCAGAAGCTGATGGCTGTGACTGAGTATATCCCCCCCAAACCTGCTGTCAACCCCAGATGCCTGCCGCCCCCTCCCAGACCCCCCCAGGAG GAGACAGGCCTCATCCGGCTCCTCCGTCAGGAGATAGCAGCAGTTTTCCGAGACAACCGAATGATAGCTGTCTGCCAGAATGTGGCTCTGAGTGCAGAGGACAAGCTTCTCATGCGGCACCGGCTGCGGAAGCACAAGATCCTGATGAAGGTCTTCCCCAACCAG ATCCTGAAGTCCTTCCTGGAAGATTCCAAGTACCAAAATTTGTTGCCCCTTTTTGTGGGGCACAACCTGCTGCTGGTCAGTGAAGAGCCCAAGGTCAAGGAGATGGTGCGAATCTTGAAGAGTGTGCCTTTCCTGCCGCTGTTGG GTGGCTGCATTGATGACACCATCCTCAGCAAGCAGGGCTTCGTCAACTACTCCAAgctccccagcctggccctggTGCAGGGGGAGCTGGTAGGAGGACTTACCCTCCTCACGGCCCAGACCCACTCCCTACTTCAGCACCAGCCCCTCCAGCTGACTGCCCTGCTGGATCAGTACGTCAGACAGCAACACGAGGAGGACCCTGTCGTGCCAGCCAGTGGGCAGCCGGATCCTCCCGACCCTGTTCCGGACTCGTAG
- the LRRC46 gene encoding LOW QUALITY PROTEIN: leucine-rich repeat-containing protein 46 (The sequence of the model RefSeq protein was modified relative to this genomic sequence to represent the inferred CDS: deleted 1 base in 1 codon), whose amino-acid sequence MPGAKPAQSPEEGGVCITEALITKRNLAFPEDEDLSEKMFHTLAELQTVRLDREGITTIRNLEGLQNLHSLYLQGNKIERIENLACVPSLRFLSLAGNRIRQVENLRDLPHLQFLDLSENLIEILKLDEFPESLLILNLTGNSCTNQDGYRKLVTEALPLLLDLDRQPVAERWTSDEEDKASSNEDEEFPELRGPFCSERGFLKELGQEMSRHREHRQRTALLEHLLRVETRPALTDPPLLPGAPMAGDRSPSVTPRQGKETSPEPVSLPQASSATKKPCLLASRSQESTVQAGKGSRAAAAAKASPAGAPSTTKTVTKRIKK is encoded by the exons ATGCCTGGAG CTAAGCCTGCCCAGAGTCCAGAGGAAGGCGGTGTGTGCATTACTGAAGCCCTTATCACTAAGCGGAACTTGGCCTTCCCTGAAGATGAGGACTTGTCAGAGAAGAT GTTCCACACGCTTGCTGAACTGCAGACTGTCCGCCTGGACCGGGAGGGAATTACCACTATCAGGAACCTAGAGGGCCTCCAGAATCTTCACAGCCTCTATCTGCAAGGG AATAAGATTGAGCGAATTGAGAACCTGGCCTGCGTCCCCTCCTTACG CTTCCTGTCTCTGGCAGGAAACCGAATCAGGCAGGTGGAAAACCTCCGCGACCTCCCACACCTCCAGTTTCTGGACCTTTCTGAGAACCTGATAGAAATACTGAAGCTGG ATGAATTCCCCGAGAGCCTTCTCATCCTCAACCTGACTGGAAACAGCTGCACCAACCAGGATGGCTACAG GAAACTGGTGACAGAAGCCCTGCCACTGCTCCTGGATCTAGACAGGCAGCCTGTGGCAGAGCGCTGGACCTCGGACGAGGAGGATAAAGCCTCAAGCAATGAGGACGAGGAGTTCCCAGAGCTGAGAGGCCCGTTCTGCTCAGAGCGAG GCTTCCTCAAGGAGCTGGGGCAGGAGATGAGCAGGCACCGGGAGCACAGGCAGCGGACAGCCCTGCTGGAGCACCTACTGAGGGTGGAGACGCGGCCCGCCCTCACCGACCCCCCACTGCTGCCAGGGGCACCCATGGCCGGGGACAGAAGCCCTTCCGTCACTCCCAGGCAAGGGAAGGAGACATCCCCGGAGCCCGTCTCCTTGCCACAAGCCTCCTCTGCCACCAAGAAACCATGCCTTCTGGCTTCCAGGAGCCAGGAAAGCACTGTTCAGGCAGGGAAG GGGTCAAGAGCGGCCGCAGCCGCCAAGGCCTCTCCGGCTGGGGCCCCTAGCACGACCAAAACTGTGACCAAAAGAATCAAGAAGTGA
- the SCRN2 gene encoding secernin-2 isoform X1, translating to MERWHERDTLISTSPQMASWSPDTPCSCDCFVSVPPASAIPAVIFAKNSDRPREEVQEVVFVPAGTHVPGSRLQCTYIEVEQVSKTHAAILSRPSWLWGAEMGANEHGVCIGNEAVWTKEPVGTGEALLGMDLLRLALERGSSAQEALHVITGLLERYGQGGSCWEDPMPFCYHNTFLLADRTEAWVLETVGRLWAAQRIQEGAHNISNQLSIGTDISAEHPELRPHARAQGWWGGQAAFDFAQIFSLTQQPVRMEAAKARFRAGRELLQQWQGGITAEVMMGILRSKESGICMDSGGFRTTASMVSVLPQDPTQPCVHFLTATPDPSRSVFKPFIFGVGAAQVPQVLSPTFGAQDPVRSLPRFQTQVDRRHALYRGHQVALGLMESEQDRGQQLRQKQRDLEQEGLEAVRGLLAREWAPPPQELGGLFQAFVEKESRAYA from the exons ATGGAGAGGTGGCACGAGAGGGACACACTCATCTCCACCTCTCCCCAGATGGCATCGTGGAGCCCTGACACCCCATGTTCCTGCGACTGCTTTGTCTCGGTGCCCCCGGCCTCAGCCATCCCAGCTGTGATCTTTGCCAAGAACTCTGACCGGCCCCGGGAAGAGGTGCAGGAGGTGGTGTTTGTACCGGCAGGCACTCACGTCCCTGGGAGCCGGCTTCAG TGCACCTACATTGAGGTGGAACAGGTGTCGAAGACCCATGCTGCGATCCTGAGCCGCCCTTCTTGGCTGTGGGGGGCTGAGATGGGCGCCAATGAGCATGGTGTCTGCATTGGCAACGAGGCGGTGTGGACCAAGGAGCCAGTTGGGACAGGGGAAGCTCTGCTGGGCATGGATTTACTCAG GCTGGCTTTAGAACGGGGCAGCTCAGCCCAGGAGGCGTTGCACGTGATCACAGGCTTGCTGGAGCGCTACGGGCAGGGGGGCAGCTGCTGGGAGGACCCCATGCCATTCTGCTACCACAACACCTTCCTGCTGGCCGACCGGACTGAGGCATGGGTGCTGGAGACGGTGGGGAGGCTGTGGGCTGCGCAGAGGATCCAGG AGGGGGCCCACAACATCTCCAACCAGCTGAGCATCGGCACGGACATCTCAGCAGAACACCCTGAGCTCCGGCCCCACGCCCGGGCCCAGGGCTGGTGGGGTGGGCAGGCTGCctttgactttgcccagatcttCTCCCTGACCCAGCAGCCTGTGCGCATGGAGGCTGCCAAGGCCCGCTTCCGGGCCGGGCGGGAGCTGCTGCAGCAATGGCAAG GGGGCATCACGGCAGAGGTGATGATGGGCATCCTCAGGAGCAAGGAGAGTGGCATCTGTATGGACTCTGGAGGCTTCCGCACCACGGCCAGCATGGTGTCCGTGCTGCCCCAGGACCCCACACAGCCCTGTGTCCACTTCCTCACTGCCACACCAGACCCGTCCCG GTCAGTGTTCAAACCTTTCATCTTTGGTGTGGGAGCGGCCCAGGTCCCCCAGGTGCTGTCCCCCACTTTTGGAGCACAGGACCCTGTTCGGAGCCTGCCTCGATTCCAGACTCAGGTGGATCGCCGGCACGCCCTCTACCGCGGACACCAGGTGGCCCTGGGGCTGATGGAGAGTGAGCAG GATCGGGGGCAGCAGCTCCGGCAGAAGCAGCGGGACCTGGAGCAGGAAGGCCTGGAGGCTGTGCGGGGGCTGCTGGCCAGGGAGTGGGCCCCACCCCCCCAGGAGCTGGGCGGCCTCTTCCAGGCCTTTGTGGAGAAGGAGAGCCGGGCATATGCCTGA
- the SCRN2 gene encoding secernin-2 isoform X2 yields the protein MASWSPDTPCSCDCFVSVPPASAIPAVIFAKNSDRPREEVQEVVFVPAGTHVPGSRLQCTYIEVEQVSKTHAAILSRPSWLWGAEMGANEHGVCIGNEAVWTKEPVGTGEALLGMDLLRLALERGSSAQEALHVITGLLERYGQGGSCWEDPMPFCYHNTFLLADRTEAWVLETVGRLWAAQRIQEGAHNISNQLSIGTDISAEHPELRPHARAQGWWGGQAAFDFAQIFSLTQQPVRMEAAKARFRAGRELLQQWQGGITAEVMMGILRSKESGICMDSGGFRTTASMVSVLPQDPTQPCVHFLTATPDPSRSVFKPFIFGVGAAQVPQVLSPTFGAQDPVRSLPRFQTQVDRRHALYRGHQVALGLMESEQDRGQQLRQKQRDLEQEGLEAVRGLLAREWAPPPQELGGLFQAFVEKESRAYA from the exons ATGGCATCGTGGAGCCCTGACACCCCATGTTCCTGCGACTGCTTTGTCTCGGTGCCCCCGGCCTCAGCCATCCCAGCTGTGATCTTTGCCAAGAACTCTGACCGGCCCCGGGAAGAGGTGCAGGAGGTGGTGTTTGTACCGGCAGGCACTCACGTCCCTGGGAGCCGGCTTCAG TGCACCTACATTGAGGTGGAACAGGTGTCGAAGACCCATGCTGCGATCCTGAGCCGCCCTTCTTGGCTGTGGGGGGCTGAGATGGGCGCCAATGAGCATGGTGTCTGCATTGGCAACGAGGCGGTGTGGACCAAGGAGCCAGTTGGGACAGGGGAAGCTCTGCTGGGCATGGATTTACTCAG GCTGGCTTTAGAACGGGGCAGCTCAGCCCAGGAGGCGTTGCACGTGATCACAGGCTTGCTGGAGCGCTACGGGCAGGGGGGCAGCTGCTGGGAGGACCCCATGCCATTCTGCTACCACAACACCTTCCTGCTGGCCGACCGGACTGAGGCATGGGTGCTGGAGACGGTGGGGAGGCTGTGGGCTGCGCAGAGGATCCAGG AGGGGGCCCACAACATCTCCAACCAGCTGAGCATCGGCACGGACATCTCAGCAGAACACCCTGAGCTCCGGCCCCACGCCCGGGCCCAGGGCTGGTGGGGTGGGCAGGCTGCctttgactttgcccagatcttCTCCCTGACCCAGCAGCCTGTGCGCATGGAGGCTGCCAAGGCCCGCTTCCGGGCCGGGCGGGAGCTGCTGCAGCAATGGCAAG GGGGCATCACGGCAGAGGTGATGATGGGCATCCTCAGGAGCAAGGAGAGTGGCATCTGTATGGACTCTGGAGGCTTCCGCACCACGGCCAGCATGGTGTCCGTGCTGCCCCAGGACCCCACACAGCCCTGTGTCCACTTCCTCACTGCCACACCAGACCCGTCCCG GTCAGTGTTCAAACCTTTCATCTTTGGTGTGGGAGCGGCCCAGGTCCCCCAGGTGCTGTCCCCCACTTTTGGAGCACAGGACCCTGTTCGGAGCCTGCCTCGATTCCAGACTCAGGTGGATCGCCGGCACGCCCTCTACCGCGGACACCAGGTGGCCCTGGGGCTGATGGAGAGTGAGCAG GATCGGGGGCAGCAGCTCCGGCAGAAGCAGCGGGACCTGGAGCAGGAAGGCCTGGAGGCTGTGCGGGGGCTGCTGGCCAGGGAGTGGGCCCCACCCCCCCAGGAGCTGGGCGGCCTCTTCCAGGCCTTTGTGGAGAAGGAGAGCCGGGCATATGCCTGA